Proteins encoded by one window of Ktedonobacterales bacterium:
- a CDS encoding alpha/beta hydrolase has product MDTVPVEVWGEGEPVLLIHGSGAPAPISEMWARQRPLAERYRLLILTRRGYGDRPVVTQTDVEGDVQDMLSLLGAGAHLVGFSYGGIVTMMAAARRPELVRSLTVIEPPALSVAFGNPAADAQVDGLSHFEPPPLGKTPEEFWKDFRRLMGQPIPERVELSPIERKAVEAHMAEAPPWTISIPLDALAATTFPKLVVSGNWNPALDAVADIITARLGAERFVLKGWYHTIYRAGAPFNQRLEAFWQQAGG; this is encoded by the coding sequence GTGGGGTGAGGGCGAGCCTGTGCTGCTGATTCATGGCAGCGGCGCGCCCGCGCCGATTAGCGAGATGTGGGCCAGGCAGCGCCCGCTGGCCGAACGCTATCGGCTGCTGATCCTGACGCGCCGGGGCTATGGAGATCGGCCTGTCGTTACCCAGACCGACGTGGAGGGGGATGTGCAGGATATGTTGAGCCTGCTGGGAGCGGGCGCGCATCTGGTGGGGTTTTCCTATGGAGGGATTGTGACGATGATGGCTGCGGCGCGCAGGCCAGAACTGGTGCGTTCATTGACGGTGATCGAGCCGCCCGCGCTGAGCGTGGCATTTGGCAATCCGGCGGCGGATGCCCAGGTGGACGGGCTGAGCCACTTCGAGCCGCCACCGCTGGGCAAGACGCCTGAAGAGTTCTGGAAAGACTTCAGAAGGCTGATGGGCCAACCGATCCCAGAACGTGTCGAGCTATCGCCTATCGAGCGCAAAGCCGTTGAGGCGCATATGGCCGAAGCGCCGCCCTGGACCATCTCTATCCCGCTGGATGCCCTGGCGGCAACCACCTTCCCTAAGCTGGTGGTGAGCGGCAATTGGAACCCCGCGCTGGATGCGGTTGCCGATATTATTACTGCGCGGCTGGGCGCAGAGCGTTTTGTGCTGAAGGGCTGGTATCATACTATCTATCGGGCGGGCGCGCCGTTCAACCAGCGTCTGGAGGCGTTCTGGCAGCAAGCTGGCGGTTA